The Microlunatus antarcticus genome window below encodes:
- a CDS encoding CocE/NonD family hydrolase: protein MPETKSELRDGMRVDWDVQIPADDGTPLAADVYRPDDDEPHPVLVAMCPYPKGVAFQEAYANQWKALAGDHPEALEGSTNAYQSWEYPDPEQWVPHGYVLVRVDSRGTGGTPGEIDFFSPRETQDLYDAIEWAGAQPWSNGKVGLSGISYLATNQWQVAALNPPHLAAIAPWEGAADYYREYTHSGGMISEFMPNWMKAQVIPFQHGNPDGLVNPNNGRRVTGDVEVPADERERLRIDPGATFLEHPLADDFYADRTARLEDITVPLLSSGNWGGVALHLRGNTEGFVRAASEQKWLEIHGYEHWTEFYTPYGRELQRRFFDHFLKGEDNGFDTHPRVQLQVRHPDHFELRHEDEWPLARTAWTPYYLDLAGEGLGTALPSTAASTSYEPRKTRLQLRTKPFAEQTEITGPVALKLFVSSATTEADLFVTLSLFRPDGTEVLWSSAMEPKAPLSQGWLRTTLRKTDPARSLPYRPWHTYDTNEPLTPDEVYEVDVEVWPTCIVIPEGYVLGLTVEGTDYDHGLPDPKYHYGRPQTGSGPYWHEYPGDRDRPELDGTVTLWSEPGREPYLLLPVVPPTA from the coding sequence ATGCCCGAGACGAAGTCCGAGCTCCGGGACGGGATGCGCGTCGACTGGGACGTGCAGATCCCGGCCGACGACGGCACCCCGCTGGCCGCCGACGTCTACCGCCCCGACGACGACGAGCCGCACCCGGTGCTGGTGGCCATGTGCCCCTACCCCAAGGGGGTGGCGTTCCAGGAGGCGTACGCGAACCAGTGGAAGGCGCTCGCCGGCGACCACCCGGAGGCGCTCGAGGGCTCGACGAACGCCTACCAGTCGTGGGAGTACCCCGACCCCGAGCAGTGGGTCCCCCACGGCTACGTCCTCGTCCGCGTGGACAGCCGCGGCACCGGCGGCACCCCCGGCGAGATCGACTTCTTCTCCCCGCGGGAGACGCAGGACCTCTACGACGCGATCGAGTGGGCCGGCGCGCAGCCGTGGAGCAACGGCAAGGTCGGGCTGAGCGGCATCTCGTACCTGGCCACCAACCAGTGGCAGGTCGCCGCACTGAACCCGCCGCACCTCGCCGCCATCGCCCCCTGGGAGGGCGCGGCCGACTACTACCGCGAGTACACCCACTCCGGCGGCATGATCTCGGAGTTCATGCCGAACTGGATGAAGGCGCAGGTCATCCCCTTCCAGCACGGCAACCCCGACGGCCTGGTCAACCCCAACAACGGGCGTCGCGTCACCGGAGACGTCGAGGTGCCGGCCGACGAGCGCGAGCGGCTCCGCATCGACCCCGGCGCCACGTTCCTGGAGCACCCGCTGGCCGACGACTTCTACGCCGACCGCACGGCCCGGCTGGAGGACATCACCGTGCCGCTGCTGTCGTCGGGCAACTGGGGTGGCGTCGCGCTGCACCTGCGCGGGAACACCGAGGGTTTCGTGCGGGCCGCCTCGGAGCAGAAGTGGCTCGAGATCCACGGCTACGAGCACTGGACCGAGTTCTACACGCCGTACGGTCGCGAGCTGCAGCGCCGCTTCTTCGACCACTTCCTCAAGGGCGAGGACAACGGCTTCGACACCCACCCCCGGGTGCAGCTCCAGGTCCGCCACCCCGACCACTTCGAGCTACGGCACGAGGACGAGTGGCCGCTGGCCCGGACCGCGTGGACCCCGTACTACCTGGACCTGGCGGGCGAGGGGCTCGGCACCGCCCTGCCCTCGACCGCGGCGTCGACGTCGTACGAGCCGCGGAAGACCCGGCTGCAGCTGCGGACGAAGCCGTTCGCAGAGCAGACCGAGATCACCGGTCCGGTCGCCCTCAAGCTGTTCGTGAGCTCCGCGACCACCGAGGCGGACCTCTTCGTCACGCTCAGCCTGTTCCGCCCGGACGGCACCGAGGTCCTCTGGTCGTCGGCGATGGAGCCCAAGGCCCCGCTGAGCCAGGGCTGGCTGCGGACGACGCTGCGGAAGACAGACCCGGCCCGGAGCCTCCCCTACCGCCCGTGGCACACCTACGACACCAACGAGCCGCTGACGCCGGACGAGGTCTACGAGGTCGACGTGGAGGTCTGGCCCACGTGCATCGTGATCCCGGAGGGGTACGTGCTGGGCCTGACGGTCGAGGGCACCGACTACGACCACGGGCTGCCCGACCCCAAGTACCACTACGGCCGGCCGCAGACGGGCAGCGGCCCCTACTGGCACGAGTACCCGGGCGACCGGGACCGTCCTGAGCTCGACGGCACGGTCACCCTGTGGTCGGAGCCCGGCCGGGAGCCGTACCTGCTGCTGCCCGTCGTCCCGCCGACGGCCTGA
- a CDS encoding DUF5302 domain-containing protein: protein MSANEPETTDEPGTQPPSESPAEETKRRFREALDAKKARHGEDHLDAGQTPGHAHGRVETKRTFRRKTG, encoded by the coding sequence ATGAGCGCCAACGAGCCGGAGACCACGGACGAGCCCGGGACGCAGCCGCCGAGCGAGAGCCCGGCCGAGGAGACGAAGCGCAGGTTCCGCGAGGCCCTGGACGCCAAGAAGGCCCGCCACGGCGAGGACCACCTCGACGCCGGGCAGACGCCGGGCCACGCGCACGGCCGCGTCGAGACCAAGCGGACGTTCCGTCGCAAGACCGGCTAG
- a CDS encoding PfkB family carbohydrate kinase: MTPGRLVMVGGMLVDVVMFVPHLPVPGGDVLATSALVTTGGGFNLLAAARRQGLPGAYLGPHGTGRFGDQIRADLAAEGITLGLPPSPEDDSGFCIGLVDGAAERTYATHPGVEGRLTSEQLDRTPLRPDDAVWLSGYDLAYAHGPVAARWFAGLPTTHRTFFDPGPIAGDLDPALLRAVLGRADWVSLNAHEAGLLTSASDAEHAVRAWSRTLPLPRAGVLVRDGAAGCWLLETACPDDAVRVAVPLAPFDPTDTSGAGDCHLGTFAAALQRGEDPAPATRWANAAAALCVQRVGPATGPTYAEVEAALAGAGPHS, translated from the coding sequence GTGACCCCGGGCCGGCTGGTGATGGTCGGCGGCATGCTGGTCGACGTCGTCATGTTCGTCCCCCACCTGCCCGTCCCCGGGGGCGACGTGCTCGCCACGAGCGCGCTGGTCACCACGGGCGGGGGCTTCAACCTCCTGGCCGCGGCGCGGCGCCAGGGGCTGCCCGGCGCGTACCTCGGTCCGCACGGGACCGGACGGTTCGGCGACCAGATCCGGGCCGACCTCGCGGCCGAGGGCATCACGCTCGGCCTGCCCCCGTCGCCCGAGGACGACAGCGGCTTCTGCATCGGCCTGGTCGACGGGGCGGCCGAGCGGACGTACGCGACCCACCCGGGCGTCGAGGGCCGCCTGACCTCAGAGCAGCTGGACCGCACCCCGCTCCGCCCCGACGACGCGGTGTGGCTCTCGGGCTACGACCTCGCGTACGCGCACGGGCCGGTCGCCGCCCGGTGGTTCGCCGGGCTGCCGACCACGCACCGCACGTTCTTCGACCCCGGTCCGATCGCCGGCGACCTCGACCCCGCGCTGCTCCGGGCCGTCCTCGGCCGGGCCGACTGGGTGTCGCTCAACGCGCACGAGGCCGGCCTCCTGACCAGCGCCTCGGATGCGGAGCACGCGGTCCGGGCCTGGTCGAGGACCCTGCCGCTCCCCCGCGCCGGAGTCCTGGTCCGCGACGGCGCCGCCGGCTGCTGGCTGCTGGAGACGGCCTGTCCCGACGACGCCGTCCGGGTCGCGGTGCCGCTGGCGCCATTCGACCCGACCGACACCAGCGGCGCCGGCGACTGCCACCTCGGCACGTTCGCCGCCGCCCTGCAGCGCGGAGAGGACCCGGCGCCCGCCACGCGCTGGGCGAACGCCGCCGCCGCGCTCTGCGTCCAGCGCGTCGGTCCCGCCACCGGGCCGACGTACGCCGAGGTCGAGGCTGCGCTCGCCGGGGCGGGCCCGCACTCCTAG
- a CDS encoding DUF3099 domain-containing protein has translation MAAHPITPSITTARAGTSVDTSQRIRRYTITMAFRTACFILAVTVAHGWLQWVMLAGAVFLPYMGVLLANQANETGRQKPAQGGAPDDARQLTAGPEPDYVEGVVMSEEDDERVAGTR, from the coding sequence ATGGCTGCCCACCCGATCACCCCGAGCATCACCACCGCACGCGCGGGCACCAGCGTCGACACCTCCCAGCGCATCCGCCGCTACACGATCACCATGGCCTTCCGGACGGCGTGCTTCATCCTCGCGGTGACCGTCGCCCACGGGTGGCTGCAGTGGGTCATGCTCGCCGGCGCGGTATTCCTGCCGTACATGGGCGTGCTGCTGGCCAACCAGGCCAACGAGACCGGTCGGCAGAAGCCCGCCCAGGGGGGCGCTCCCGACGACGCCCGTCAGCTGACCGCGGGTCCGGAGCCGGACTACGTCGAGGGCGTCGTGATGTCCGAGGAGGACGACGAGCGGGTGGCCGGCACCCGGTGA
- a CDS encoding aldo/keto reductase, whose product MIPLLPFGTTGHASTRVIFGAAAFSEVTQDEADTTLELVRRHGLNHIDTAASYGEAELRLAPFLADHRDEVFLATKTGEREAEAAWTEINKSLERMGVDHVDLLQLHNLVDEAEWQQAYAPGGVLEAAVRARDEGLVRHVGVTGHGITVAQQHLRSLDQFDFSSVLLPYNFPMARNEAYLDEFEALAAVCASRGVAVQTIKSITKAPWADGATQHAATWYEPLKDPAAIDTAVAWVLGRPDVFLNTVGDIHVLPLVLDAVDRFFEGGAERPDGDVMADLERRWDMAPLFV is encoded by the coding sequence ATGATCCCGCTGCTCCCCTTCGGAACGACCGGTCACGCGAGCACGAGGGTGATCTTCGGCGCCGCCGCCTTCTCCGAGGTGACCCAGGACGAGGCCGACACCACCCTCGAGCTCGTCCGGCGTCACGGCCTCAACCACATCGACACCGCCGCCAGCTACGGCGAGGCGGAGCTGCGGCTCGCCCCGTTCCTGGCCGACCACCGCGACGAGGTGTTCCTCGCCACGAAGACGGGGGAGCGCGAGGCCGAAGCGGCGTGGACGGAGATCAACAAGTCCCTCGAGCGCATGGGGGTCGACCACGTCGACCTCCTCCAGCTGCACAACCTCGTCGACGAGGCGGAGTGGCAGCAGGCGTACGCCCCGGGCGGGGTGCTCGAGGCCGCCGTACGGGCCCGCGACGAGGGTCTCGTCCGCCACGTCGGCGTCACCGGCCACGGCATCACGGTCGCCCAGCAGCACCTGCGCTCGCTCGACCAGTTCGACTTCAGCTCCGTGCTGCTGCCCTACAACTTCCCGATGGCGCGCAACGAGGCCTACCTCGACGAGTTCGAGGCGCTGGCCGCCGTGTGCGCCTCACGCGGCGTCGCGGTGCAGACGATCAAGTCGATCACCAAGGCCCCGTGGGCCGACGGGGCGACGCAGCACGCCGCCACCTGGTACGAGCCCCTGAAGGACCCGGCGGCGATCGACACCGCCGTGGCCTGGGTGCTCGGCCGCCCCGACGTCTTCCTGAACACCGTGGGCGACATCCACGTGCTGCCCCTGGTCCTCGACGCGGTCGACCGCTTCTTCGAGGGCGGTGCGGAGCGCCCGGACGGCGACGTCATGGCCGACCTCGAGCGCCGCTGGGACATGGCGCCGCTCTTCGTCTGA
- a CDS encoding ring-cleaving dioxygenase, protein MTPVEPHGIHHVTAIARDPQSNVDFYTRVLGLRLVKQTVNFDAPDSYHLYYGDEQGSPSSLLTFFPWPGVTQGRQGAGMTTTTAFSVPGSSLGWWHERLRSLDVDVDAPASRDAEEVLTFRDPNGMVLDLVAAEGDHRSGWDGVADIPADHAVRGLHAVTLSEQQLDPSAGMLTDLLGMTVPQEGADRARFGMAESGSGALVDVTAGVRDRGLQAGGTVHHVAFRAPDLETMTTWQQELLGRGVNVTQILDRQYFRSIYFREPGGVLFEIATDAPGFAIDEPLLELGRHLRLPPWLEPDREQIARALPPLRLDA, encoded by the coding sequence GTGACCCCGGTCGAGCCCCACGGGATCCACCACGTCACGGCGATCGCCCGTGACCCGCAGTCGAACGTCGACTTCTACACCCGGGTGCTCGGCCTCCGGCTGGTGAAGCAGACCGTCAACTTCGACGCCCCCGACAGCTACCACCTCTACTACGGCGACGAGCAGGGCAGCCCGTCCAGCCTGCTCACCTTCTTCCCCTGGCCCGGCGTCACCCAGGGCCGCCAGGGCGCCGGGATGACCACGACGACCGCCTTCAGCGTGCCCGGCTCGTCGCTGGGCTGGTGGCACGAGCGGCTCCGGAGCCTCGACGTCGACGTCGACGCCCCCGCGAGCCGTGACGCGGAGGAGGTCCTCACGTTCCGCGACCCGAACGGGATGGTCCTCGACCTCGTGGCCGCCGAGGGCGACCACCGATCGGGGTGGGACGGCGTCGCCGACATCCCCGCCGACCACGCCGTACGCGGGCTGCACGCCGTCACGCTCTCGGAGCAGCAGCTCGACCCGTCCGCCGGGATGCTCACCGACCTGCTGGGCATGACCGTGCCGCAGGAGGGTGCGGACCGCGCCCGCTTCGGCATGGCCGAAAGCGGGTCGGGCGCGCTCGTGGACGTGACCGCGGGCGTCCGGGACCGCGGGCTGCAGGCCGGCGGGACGGTCCACCACGTGGCCTTCCGCGCGCCGGACCTGGAGACCATGACGACCTGGCAGCAGGAGCTGCTCGGTCGCGGCGTGAACGTGACCCAGATCCTGGACCGGCAGTACTTCAGGTCGATCTACTTCCGCGAGCCCGGCGGCGTGCTCTTCGAGATCGCCACCGACGCACCCGGCTTCGCGATCGACGAGCCCCTGCTCGAGCTGGGTCGCCACCTCCGGCTGCCGCCGTGGCTGGAGCCCGACCGCGAGCAGATCGCCCGGGCGCTGCCGCCGCTCCGCCTCGACGCCTGA
- a CDS encoding purine-cytosine permease family protein has protein sequence MTDTVNTQVPSTLEDRPSRAPSGVEANGLNVIPEEERHGRPASLFWPWFGANISVLGLSYGSFVLGFGVSFLQATVVGVVGVVVSFLFCGFVAIAGKRGSAPTLVLSRAAFGVLGNRIPAFLCWVLTVGWETVLTILATLATATVFSRLGWASGSPTKIIALVVVAGLVIVGGVMGFRVIMRLQKIITVVTGVLTIAFILLSSSHVDLGAVAAVPAGSGQAVIGALVFVMTGFGLGWVNAAADYARYLPRSASSAGVAGWTTFGASVAPVVLLVYGLLLAGSSDTLSTAVGADPIGALADLLPTWFLVPFVLVAVLGLVGGAAMDIYSSGLSLLAVGIRVPRYVAALVDGVLMVAGSIYVVFFAGDFIGQFMGFLITLGVPVAAWCGIMLADVALRRRAYAEPELFEPAGRYGAFRTTAVATLVGATLLGWGLVTNASAGWLSWQGYLLGPLGLGGRDGAWAYANVGVLTALVVGFVVTLLASRRRVREQEAAPVDGVRTPA, from the coding sequence ATGACGGACACCGTGAACACCCAGGTCCCGAGCACGCTCGAGGACCGGCCGAGCCGCGCGCCCTCGGGCGTGGAGGCCAACGGCCTCAACGTGATCCCGGAGGAGGAGCGCCACGGCCGCCCGGCCTCGCTGTTCTGGCCGTGGTTCGGCGCGAACATCTCCGTCCTGGGCCTGAGCTACGGCTCGTTCGTCCTCGGCTTCGGCGTGTCCTTCCTCCAGGCGACCGTCGTCGGCGTGGTCGGGGTGGTGGTGTCCTTCCTGTTCTGCGGCTTCGTCGCCATCGCCGGCAAGCGCGGCTCCGCGCCGACGCTGGTGCTCAGCCGGGCCGCGTTCGGGGTCCTCGGCAACCGGATCCCCGCGTTCCTGTGCTGGGTCCTGACCGTCGGGTGGGAGACCGTCCTGACGATCCTCGCGACCCTGGCCACGGCGACCGTCTTCTCCCGGCTCGGCTGGGCCAGCGGCAGCCCGACCAAGATCATCGCGCTCGTCGTGGTGGCCGGTCTCGTGATCGTCGGCGGCGTGATGGGCTTCCGCGTGATCATGCGGCTGCAGAAGATCATCACCGTGGTCACCGGCGTGCTCACCATCGCCTTCATCCTGCTGTCGTCGTCGCACGTCGACCTGGGCGCGGTCGCCGCGGTGCCCGCGGGGTCGGGCCAGGCCGTCATCGGCGCGCTGGTCTTCGTGATGACCGGCTTCGGGCTCGGCTGGGTGAACGCGGCCGCCGACTACGCCCGCTACCTCCCCCGGTCGGCGTCCAGCGCCGGCGTGGCGGGCTGGACCACCTTCGGCGCCTCCGTCGCCCCCGTGGTGCTGCTGGTCTACGGGCTCCTGCTCGCCGGTTCCTCGGACACCCTGAGCACGGCGGTCGGGGCCGACCCGATCGGCGCGCTGGCGGACCTCCTGCCCACCTGGTTCCTCGTGCCGTTCGTGCTCGTCGCGGTGCTCGGCCTCGTCGGCGGGGCCGCGATGGACATCTACTCCTCCGGGCTGTCGCTGCTCGCGGTCGGCATCCGCGTCCCCCGCTACGTGGCCGCGCTGGTCGACGGCGTGCTGATGGTGGCGGGGTCGATCTACGTCGTCTTCTTCGCCGGCGACTTCATCGGGCAGTTCATGGGCTTCCTGATCACGCTCGGCGTGCCGGTGGCTGCGTGGTGCGGGATCATGCTCGCCGACGTCGCGCTGCGCCGACGGGCGTACGCCGAGCCGGAGCTCTTCGAGCCGGCCGGTCGCTACGGGGCATTCCGGACCACCGCCGTCGCCACGCTCGTCGGGGCCACCCTGCTCGGCTGGGGGCTGGTCACCAACGCCAGCGCGGGCTGGCTCAGCTGGCAGGGCTACCTGCTCGGCCCGCTCGGCCTGGGCGGTCGCGACGGCGCCTGGGCGTACGCGAACGTCGGCGTCCTGACCGCCCTGGTCGTCGGGTTCGTCGTGACCCTGCTCGCCTCCCGCCGTCGTGTCCGCGAGCAGGAGGCGGCGCCGGTCGACGGGGTGCGGACGCCGGCATGA
- a CDS encoding epoxide hydrolase family protein: protein MPSDAAPTPFRSSTSPAFLEDLRRRLRATRWPDEPADAGWSLGTDLTFLRELVAYWADGFDWPAQEEALNRLPRHLVDVGGLRVHVVHARAVEAAGPVLPLVLTHGWPDSVWRYLKVIPLLTDPGAHGADPADAFDVVVPDLPGFGWSERPRHPLSSVDVAGLWAELMTTLGYEHFGAAGGDIGSHVSRYLALDHPDRVVAVHRTDGGLPSRAAFPDGLSPEEDAWFDDVAAWGAAEGAYAAVHRTKPQTLAAGLNDSPAGLAAWIVEKLRSWSDDDGDLSSVFTADEILTNLTIYWLTGTIGSSTRMYAANAAIPPAQLARRVEVPSGFSLFPGDILRPPRAWLERTTNLVRLTEPARGGHFAAFEQPELYAEELRTFFRPYRTAASRA from the coding sequence GTGCCCTCCGACGCCGCGCCGACACCGTTCCGGTCCAGCACCTCCCCGGCCTTCCTGGAGGACCTCCGCCGACGGCTGCGCGCGACGCGCTGGCCCGACGAGCCGGCCGACGCGGGCTGGTCGCTCGGCACCGACCTGACCTTCCTGCGCGAGCTGGTGGCGTACTGGGCCGACGGCTTCGACTGGCCGGCGCAGGAGGAGGCGCTCAACCGGCTCCCCCGCCACCTGGTCGACGTCGGCGGCCTGCGGGTCCACGTCGTCCACGCCCGGGCGGTCGAGGCGGCCGGACCCGTCCTGCCCCTCGTGCTCACCCACGGCTGGCCCGACTCCGTCTGGCGCTACCTCAAGGTGATCCCGCTCCTGACCGACCCCGGCGCGCACGGGGCCGACCCGGCCGACGCGTTCGACGTCGTCGTGCCCGACCTGCCCGGCTTCGGCTGGAGCGAGCGGCCACGGCACCCGCTCAGCTCCGTCGACGTGGCCGGGCTCTGGGCGGAGCTGATGACCACGCTCGGCTACGAGCACTTCGGCGCGGCGGGTGGCGACATCGGCAGCCACGTCAGCCGCTACCTGGCGCTGGACCACCCCGACCGGGTCGTCGCCGTGCACCGCACCGACGGCGGCCTGCCCAGCCGGGCCGCGTTCCCGGACGGGCTCAGCCCCGAGGAGGACGCCTGGTTCGACGACGTCGCCGCGTGGGGCGCGGCCGAGGGGGCGTACGCCGCCGTGCACCGGACCAAGCCGCAGACCCTCGCCGCCGGGCTCAACGACTCCCCGGCCGGGCTGGCGGCGTGGATCGTGGAGAAGCTCCGGTCGTGGAGCGACGACGACGGCGACCTGTCCTCCGTCTTCACCGCCGACGAGATCTTGACCAACCTGACGATCTACTGGCTCACCGGGACGATCGGCTCGTCGACGCGGATGTACGCCGCCAACGCCGCGATCCCGCCCGCCCAGCTGGCCCGGCGGGTCGAGGTGCCGTCCGGCTTCTCGCTCTTCCCCGGCGACATCCTGCGACCGCCGCGGGCCTGGCTCGAGCGGACCACGAACCTCGTCCGCCTCACCGAGCCGGCGCGCGGCGGCCACTTCGCGGCGTTCGAGCAGCCCGAGCTCTACGCCGAGGAGCTGCGGACGTTCTTCCGGCCCTACCGGACCGCGGCGAGTCGGGCCTGA
- a CDS encoding ADP-ribosylglycohydrolase family protein, with translation MPTTEVPEPTDRRRTDPRPTSRTDRAEGALLGLAIGDALGMPTQDLSRDTVRSLFGGLRWFEPGPEANTISRGLPAGHVTDDTDQALIVARALVAGDGHVRAERLARDLLAWEARMEADGSLDLLGPSTRRALTALADGADPGESGRWGDTNGAAMRIAPVGLVVGPRPLDRLVDRVAEVCTLTHNTGVAIAGASAVAAAVSTGVDGGSYEDALDAAVLAARQGARRGAYVAGSDVATRIVWAVDVVRGASSEAAALDAVSYLVGTGIATQESVPAAFALLALAPHDPWRVCLAAADLGGDSDTVAAMAGALGGALNGASAFPPEAVTLVTAGNDLDVVPLVHALLALRDGT, from the coding sequence GTGCCGACCACGGAGGTGCCTGAGCCCACCGATCGCCGCCGGACGGACCCGCGCCCGACGTCCCGCACCGACCGGGCCGAGGGAGCGCTCCTCGGGCTGGCGATCGGCGACGCGCTCGGCATGCCGACGCAGGACCTGTCGCGCGACACGGTCCGGAGCCTGTTCGGCGGCCTGCGCTGGTTCGAGCCGGGCCCCGAGGCGAACACGATCAGCCGCGGGCTGCCCGCGGGCCACGTCACCGACGACACCGACCAGGCGCTGATCGTCGCGCGCGCCCTGGTCGCCGGGGACGGCCACGTGCGGGCGGAGCGGCTCGCCCGCGACCTGCTGGCCTGGGAGGCCCGGATGGAGGCCGACGGGTCGCTCGACCTGCTCGGCCCGTCGACCCGACGGGCGCTGACGGCGCTCGCCGACGGCGCGGACCCGGGCGAGTCGGGCCGGTGGGGCGACACGAACGGCGCCGCGATGCGGATCGCCCCCGTGGGCCTGGTCGTCGGGCCCCGGCCGCTGGACCGGCTCGTCGACCGCGTCGCCGAGGTGTGCACCCTGACCCACAACACGGGCGTCGCCATCGCCGGCGCGTCCGCGGTCGCCGCCGCGGTGAGCACGGGGGTCGACGGCGGCTCGTACGAGGACGCGCTGGACGCGGCGGTGCTCGCGGCCCGTCAGGGGGCGCGACGGGGCGCCTACGTCGCCGGCTCCGACGTGGCCACCCGGATCGTCTGGGCGGTGGACGTCGTACGCGGGGCGAGCTCCGAGGCGGCCGCGCTCGACGCGGTCTCGTACCTCGTCGGGACCGGCATCGCCACGCAGGAGTCCGTCCCCGCCGCCTTCGCCCTGCTCGCGCTCGCCCCCCACGACCCCTGGCGGGTCTGCCTCGCCGCGGCGGACCTGGGCGGCGACAGCGACACCGTCGCCGCCATGGCCGGGGCGCTGGGCGGGGCGCTGAACGGCGCGTCGGCCTTCCCGCCCGAGGCGGTCACGCTCGTCACCGCCGGCAACGACCTCGACGTGGTCCCCCTCGTCCACGCGCTGCTGGCGCTGCGGGACGGCACGTGA
- a CDS encoding maleylpyruvate isomerase family mycothiol-dependent enzyme produces MVTTSAWIEAVRSTHDHFAAVLRPLSEDAVRGRSYATDWSIADTASHLGSQAEIFDLFLDAGLVGGPAPGGDVFGGIWDRWNALPPTEQVAQSVATDEAFVTRVEQTPDEQRERFSLTAFGSEQDLAGLLATRLGELAVHTWDIEVALDDTAEVWADAVDLLVDQLPATVARGGHEVDGLEPVVVVTTSPARTFLLTAGSPASLVPTDDAGPDPLTLPAEALVRLVYGRLDPAHTPAGLDDPRLPALRTAFPGF; encoded by the coding sequence ATGGTCACCACCAGCGCCTGGATCGAGGCCGTGCGCTCGACGCACGACCACTTCGCCGCCGTCCTCCGCCCGCTCTCCGAAGACGCCGTCCGAGGTCGTTCGTACGCGACCGACTGGTCGATCGCCGACACCGCCTCGCACCTGGGCAGCCAGGCCGAGATCTTCGACCTCTTCCTCGACGCCGGCCTGGTCGGCGGACCGGCGCCGGGCGGCGACGTCTTCGGCGGGATCTGGGACCGCTGGAACGCGCTGCCGCCGACCGAGCAGGTCGCGCAGAGCGTGGCCACGGACGAGGCCTTCGTGACGCGGGTCGAGCAGACCCCGGACGAGCAGCGCGAGCGGTTCTCGCTGACCGCCTTCGGCAGCGAGCAGGACCTGGCCGGGCTCCTGGCCACGCGGCTCGGCGAGCTGGCGGTGCACACCTGGGACATCGAGGTCGCCCTCGACGACACCGCCGAGGTCTGGGCCGACGCGGTCGACCTCCTCGTCGACCAGCTGCCCGCGACCGTCGCCCGGGGCGGGCACGAGGTCGACGGCCTCGAGCCGGTCGTCGTCGTCACCACGAGCCCGGCGCGCACGTTCCTGCTCACCGCCGGGAGCCCGGCGAGCCTGGTGCCGACCGACGACGCGGGCCCGGACCCGCTCACCCTGCCCGCCGAGGCCCTGGTCCGCCTGGTCTACGGCCGCCTCGACCCGGCCCACACCCCGGCCGGCCTCGACGACCCGCGCCTCCCCGCCCTGCGGACGGCGTTCCCCGGCTTCTGA
- a CDS encoding GntR family transcriptional regulator, with protein MTTSVPLSKPDAVRERIVAEIRSGELARGERLPGEHALAERFQVSRATVRQALAELQRGGYIATQAGSGSFVTYDGRALAPTQSWSAEFAAHGLDATSRVLRFERVQEDPALAAWLGLGSDDFLAVDRVRVVDGTPVSLEHSRLPFRPALADLTAERLVDGSLTASLAQRGVVVAHFEEWARLTLLGAPEAEALERAVGDPWLQLFSVGRNEAEEVVEFVTSWLDPNHFHLHHDSARSSRADHGGA; from the coding sequence ATGACCACCTCGGTCCCGCTGAGCAAGCCCGACGCCGTACGGGAGCGCATCGTGGCCGAGATCAGGTCCGGCGAGCTGGCCCGCGGCGAGCGGCTCCCCGGCGAGCACGCCCTGGCGGAACGGTTCCAGGTCAGCCGGGCGACCGTGCGCCAGGCGCTGGCCGAGCTGCAGCGCGGCGGCTACATCGCCACCCAGGCCGGCTCCGGGTCGTTCGTCACCTATGACGGCCGCGCGCTCGCGCCGACCCAGAGCTGGTCGGCGGAGTTCGCCGCGCACGGGCTCGACGCCACCTCGCGCGTGCTGCGCTTCGAGCGCGTCCAGGAGGACCCGGCGCTGGCGGCGTGGCTGGGGCTGGGCTCGGACGACTTCCTCGCCGTCGACCGCGTCCGCGTCGTCGACGGCACGCCGGTCTCGCTCGAGCACAGCCGGCTGCCCTTCCGCCCCGCGCTGGCCGACCTCACCGCGGAACGTCTCGTCGACGGCAGCCTGACCGCGAGCCTCGCCCAGCGCGGCGTCGTGGTCGCGCACTTCGAGGAGTGGGCACGGCTGACGCTCCTGGGCGCGCCCGAGGCCGAGGCGCTCGAGCGGGCCGTGGGCGACCCCTGGCTGCAGCTCTTCTCCGTCGGGCGGAACGAGGCCGAGGAGGTCGTCGAGTTCGTCACGAGCTGGCTCGACCCGAACCACTTCCACCTGCACCACGACAGCGCGAGGAGCAGCCGTGCCGACCACGGAGGTGCCTGA